A genomic segment from Ornithorhynchus anatinus isolate Pmale09 chromosome 16, mOrnAna1.pri.v4, whole genome shotgun sequence encodes:
- the SESN2 gene encoding sestrin-2 isoform X1, giving the protein MIVADPDGCTDSQSFLPCAQCGAAGPGEEVGRGPSRQLSWGPSVFIPAEEVLQGGSGSCEEPALGAGAGPANIAMVMGLHPHYRSSFWKMQDLLLRMDGALPCHWRHYIAIMAAARHRCSYLVGFHTAEFLRVGGDPAWLRGVHRAPEKLRGLSEVNKLLAHRPWLLTCGHIEALLKPGEHSWSLAELTQALVLLTHHHALASFVFGCGILPERDLAGTPTSQDSPSHSGQDSPHSRDDLDSGRVQDCDAVHEVEALMERMKQLQEGRGVKERVASQEEMENSFELEKTESLLVSPSADLMQPSLPPDMLGFVEDPKFEYQDFTRRGEQTPPTFRAQDYSWEDHGYSLISRLNPEVGQLLDEKFQAVCSLTYNTLATHRGVDTSVLRRAIWNYIHCVFGIRYDDYDYSEVNQLLERSLKLYIKTVACYPERTSRSMYSHCWTHFRHSEKVHVNLLLLEARMQAALLYALRAITRYMT; this is encoded by the exons ATGATCGTCGCCGATCCCGACGGCTGCACCGACAGCCAGTCCTTCCTCCCCTGCGCCCAGTGCggcgccgccgggcccggggag gaggtgggaaggggccccTCCCGGCAGCTGTCCTGGGGGCCCAGTGTCTTCATTCCcgcggaggag GTCCTGCAAGGAGGATCCGGCAGCTGTGAAGAGCCAGccttgggggccggggccgggcccgccaaCATCGCCATGGTCATGGGGCTGCATCCGCACTACCGGAGTAGCTTCTGGAAGATGCAGGACCTGTTGCTGCGCATGGATGGGGCCCTGCCCTGCCACTGGAGGCATTACATCGCCATCATG GCCGCGGCCAGACACCGATGCTCCTACCTGGTTGGCTTCCACACGGCTGAGTTCCTCCGTGTGGGAGGGGACCCGGCATGGCTCCGAGGTGTCCACCGGGCCCCCGAGAAACTACGCGGGCTCAGCGAGGTCAACAAGCTGCTGGCCCACCGGCCCTGGCTGCTTACCTGCGGACACATCGAG GCCCTGCTGAAGCCTGGGGAGCACAGCTGGTCACTGGCAGAGCTGACCCAGGCCCTGGTCCTGCTCACACACCACCACGCCCTCGCCTCCTTTGTCTTCGGCTGTGGCATCCTGCCAGAACGTGACCTGGCCGGCACCCCGACTTCCCAGGACTCCCCATCTCACAGCGGTCAGGACAGCCCACACAGCCGGGATGATTTGGACAGCGGCAGG GTGCAAGACTGTGACGCAGTCCATGAGGTAGAGGCGCTGATGGAGCGCATGAAGCAGCTGCAGGAGGGCCGAGGGGTGAAGGAGAGGGTAGCCTCCCAAGAGGAGATGGAGAACTCTTTCGAGCTGGAGAAGACCGAGAGCCTGTTGGTCAGCCCCTCAG CTGACCTGATGCAACCCTCCTTGCCCCCGGACATGCTGGGCTTTGTGGAAGACCCAAAATTTGAATACCAGGACTTCACTCGACGAGGGGAGCAGACTCCACCAACCTTCCGAGCTCAG GACTACAGCTGGGAGGATCATGGCTACTCCCTGATCAGCCGGCTGAACCCGGAGGTGGGCCAGCTGCTGGATGAGAAGTTCCAGGCTGTGTGCAGTCTGACCTACAACACCCTGGCCACGCACCGCGGCGTTGACACCTCCGTGCTTCGCAGGGCCATCTGGAACTACATCCACTGCGTCTTCGGCATCAG GTATGACGACTACGACTATAGCGAGGTGAACCAGCTGCTGGAGCGGAGCCTCAAGCTGTACATCAAGACGGTGGCCTGCTACCCTGAGAGGACATCCAGAAGCATGTACAGCCACTGCTGGACCCACTTTCGCCATTCAGagaag GTCCACGTGAATCTGCTGCTGCTGGAGGCCCGCATGCAGGCCGCGCTGCTCTACGCCCTCCGCGCCATCACACGCTACATGACCTGA
- the SESN2 gene encoding sestrin-2 isoform X2: protein MIVADPDGCTDSQSFLPCAQCGAAGPGEVLQGGSGSCEEPALGAGAGPANIAMVMGLHPHYRSSFWKMQDLLLRMDGALPCHWRHYIAIMAAARHRCSYLVGFHTAEFLRVGGDPAWLRGVHRAPEKLRGLSEVNKLLAHRPWLLTCGHIEALLKPGEHSWSLAELTQALVLLTHHHALASFVFGCGILPERDLAGTPTSQDSPSHSGQDSPHSRDDLDSGRVQDCDAVHEVEALMERMKQLQEGRGVKERVASQEEMENSFELEKTESLLVSPSADLMQPSLPPDMLGFVEDPKFEYQDFTRRGEQTPPTFRAQDYSWEDHGYSLISRLNPEVGQLLDEKFQAVCSLTYNTLATHRGVDTSVLRRAIWNYIHCVFGIRYDDYDYSEVNQLLERSLKLYIKTVACYPERTSRSMYSHCWTHFRHSEKVHVNLLLLEARMQAALLYALRAITRYMT from the exons ATGATCGTCGCCGATCCCGACGGCTGCACCGACAGCCAGTCCTTCCTCCCCTGCGCCCAGTGCggcgccgccgggcccggggag GTCCTGCAAGGAGGATCCGGCAGCTGTGAAGAGCCAGccttgggggccggggccgggcccgccaaCATCGCCATGGTCATGGGGCTGCATCCGCACTACCGGAGTAGCTTCTGGAAGATGCAGGACCTGTTGCTGCGCATGGATGGGGCCCTGCCCTGCCACTGGAGGCATTACATCGCCATCATG GCCGCGGCCAGACACCGATGCTCCTACCTGGTTGGCTTCCACACGGCTGAGTTCCTCCGTGTGGGAGGGGACCCGGCATGGCTCCGAGGTGTCCACCGGGCCCCCGAGAAACTACGCGGGCTCAGCGAGGTCAACAAGCTGCTGGCCCACCGGCCCTGGCTGCTTACCTGCGGACACATCGAG GCCCTGCTGAAGCCTGGGGAGCACAGCTGGTCACTGGCAGAGCTGACCCAGGCCCTGGTCCTGCTCACACACCACCACGCCCTCGCCTCCTTTGTCTTCGGCTGTGGCATCCTGCCAGAACGTGACCTGGCCGGCACCCCGACTTCCCAGGACTCCCCATCTCACAGCGGTCAGGACAGCCCACACAGCCGGGATGATTTGGACAGCGGCAGG GTGCAAGACTGTGACGCAGTCCATGAGGTAGAGGCGCTGATGGAGCGCATGAAGCAGCTGCAGGAGGGCCGAGGGGTGAAGGAGAGGGTAGCCTCCCAAGAGGAGATGGAGAACTCTTTCGAGCTGGAGAAGACCGAGAGCCTGTTGGTCAGCCCCTCAG CTGACCTGATGCAACCCTCCTTGCCCCCGGACATGCTGGGCTTTGTGGAAGACCCAAAATTTGAATACCAGGACTTCACTCGACGAGGGGAGCAGACTCCACCAACCTTCCGAGCTCAG GACTACAGCTGGGAGGATCATGGCTACTCCCTGATCAGCCGGCTGAACCCGGAGGTGGGCCAGCTGCTGGATGAGAAGTTCCAGGCTGTGTGCAGTCTGACCTACAACACCCTGGCCACGCACCGCGGCGTTGACACCTCCGTGCTTCGCAGGGCCATCTGGAACTACATCCACTGCGTCTTCGGCATCAG GTATGACGACTACGACTATAGCGAGGTGAACCAGCTGCTGGAGCGGAGCCTCAAGCTGTACATCAAGACGGTGGCCTGCTACCCTGAGAGGACATCCAGAAGCATGTACAGCCACTGCTGGACCCACTTTCGCCATTCAGagaag GTCCACGTGAATCTGCTGCTGCTGGAGGCCCGCATGCAGGCCGCGCTGCTCTACGCCCTCCGCGCCATCACACGCTACATGACCTGA
- the MED18 gene encoding mediator of RNA polymerase II transcription subunit 18, translated as MEAPPVTMMPVTGGTVNMMEYLLQGSVLDHSLESLLHRLRGLCDNVEPEAFLDHEMVFLLKGQQASPFVLRARRSLAPAGMPWHLRYLGQPEMGDKNRQALVRNSVDIATSENLTDFLMEMGFRLDHEFVAKGHLFRKGAMKVCVYKVFRVLLPGNTDSIEALSLSYLVELSVVAPAGQDGVSEDMRNFAEQLKPLVHLEKIDPKRLM; from the exons ATGGAGGCCCCCCCGGTCACCATGATGCCTGTGACCGGTGGCACCGTCAACATGATGGAGTATTTACTGCAAG GAAGCGTGCTGGACCACAGTCTGGAGAGCCTCCTGCACCGACTGCGTGGCTTGTGTGACAACGTGGAGCCCGAGGCCTTTCTGGACCACGAGATGGTGTTCCTGCTCAAGGGCCAGCAGGCCAGCCCCTTCGTCCTGCGGGCCCGGCGCTCCCTGGCTCCGGCGGGCATGCCCTGGCACCTGCGCTACCTGGGGCAGCCGGAGATGGGAGATAAGAACCGCCAGGCCCTGGTGCGCAACTCGGTGGACATCGCCACGTCGGAGAACCTGACCGACTTCCTTATGGAGATGGGCTTCCGCCTGGACCACGAGTTCGTGGCCAAGGGCCATCTGTTCCGCAAAGGCGCCATGAAGGTGTGCGTGTACAAGGTCTTCCGCGTCCTGCTGCCTGGCAACACCGACAGCATCGAGGCACTGTCGCTGTCCTACCTGGTGGAGCTGAGTGTCGTGGCCCCCGCCGGCCAGGATGGCGTCTCCGAGGACATGCGCAACTTTGCCGAGCAGCTGAAGCCTCTGGTCCACCTGGAGAAGATTGACCCCAAGAGGCTGATGTGA